In a single window of the Rhinolophus ferrumequinum isolate MPI-CBG mRhiFer1 chromosome 21, mRhiFer1_v1.p, whole genome shotgun sequence genome:
- the MIEF2 gene encoding mitochondrial dynamics protein MID49 isoform X1, whose amino-acid sequence MNKRSCSSRHTESTRQTDMVLFFQKRGKRHDDDVLGNAVDFLLANARLVLGVGGAAVLGIATLAVKRLIDRATSPRDEDDTKGDSTCLEDSWKELSLLKTAPRLQSRSPPAALSQPVLLPARLPSAHGPADANPPPPPPQRGLPAPLCLTFQEKLLLFERDHVTTAMSHVALAKQLAGDIALELQAYLQSKFPELPFGALVPGGPLYDGLQVGACSDHVRLLAPLMLEPGLWSLVPGVDTVARDPRCWAVRRTQLEFRPRGSSPWDRFLVGGYLSSRVLLGLLRKALTASVNWPAIGSLLGCLILPSVASEELLLEVQHEHLELTIAVLLAVPGDAEHCLLVAWPLEGLAGNLWLQDLYPAEAARLQALDNRDAGARRRLLLLLCRVCQGHPALRRLGRAHLTQVVLHLGEEEVGWAEEALGGRFLQALELLVSSLERAHLPCHCNPSINLFDGLREEDIDDIGYALYLGLQAPEGLL is encoded by the exons atgaacaaacgcAGCTGCAGCTCACGGCATACAGAAAGCACTCG GCAGACAGACATGGTACTGTTCTTCCAGAAGCGGGGGAAGCGGCATGACGACGACGTGCTGGGCAATGCTGTGGACTTCCTCCTGGCCAATGCCCGCCTGGTGCTGGGCGTGGGCGGGGCTGCCGTGCTGGGTATTGCCACCCTGGCTGTGAAGCGG CTGATTGACAGGGCCACCAGCCCTCGGGATGAAGATGACACCAAGGGGGACAGCACATGCCTGGAGGACAGTTGGAAGGAACTGAGCCTGCTCAAGACCGCTCCACGCCTACAGTCCCGGTCCCCACCTGCTGCCCTTAGCCAGCCTGTGCTGCTCCCCGCCCGCTTGCCCTCTGCCCACG GGCCCGCAGACGCTaacccgccgccgccgccgcctcagcGTGGCCTCCCAGCACCGCTGTGCCTGACGTTCCAGGAGAAGCTGCTGCTGTTCGAGCGGGACCACGTGACCACCGCAATGTCCCACGTGGCTCTGGCCAAACAGTTGGCCGGCGACATTGCCCTGGAGCTCCAGGCCTACTTGCAGAGCAAGTTCCCTGAACTGCCCTTTGGGGCGCTTGTCCCCGGGGGGCCGCTCTATGATGGCCTGCAGGTGGGGGCTTGCTCCGACCATGTGCGCCTCCTGGCACCCCTGATGCTGGAGCCGGGCCTGTGGAGCCTGGTGCCAGGCGTGGACACTGTGGCCAGGGACCCTCGCTGCTGGGCTGTGCGCAGGACACAGCTTGAGTTCCGCCCCCGGGGAAGCAGCCCCTGGGACCGCTTCCTGGTGGGCGGCTACCTCTCTTCCCGCGTCCTGCTGGGGCTGCTCCGCAAGGCACTGACGGCCTCCGTCAACTGGCCAGCGATTGGCAGCCTGCTCGGGTGCCTGATCCTGCCCAGTGTGGCCTCGGAGGAGCTGCTACTCGAGGTGCAGCACGAGCACCTGGAGCTCACCATCGCTGTGCTGCTGGCAGTCCCCGGCGACGCCGAACACTGCCTCCTGGTGGCCTGGCCCCTGGAAGGGCTGGCCGGGAACCTCTGGCTGCAGGATTTGTACCCGGCAGAGGCTGCCCGGCTGCAGGCCCTGGATAACCGTGACGCTGGGGCCCGccggcggctgctgctgctgctgtgtcgTGTCTGCCAGGGCCACCCCGCCCTGAGGCGGCTGGGCCGGGCCCACCTGACCCAGGTGGTCCTGCATCTCGGGGAAGAGGAGGTGGGCTGGGCTGAGGAGGCCTTGGGGGGGCGCTTCCTGCAGGCCTTGGAGCTGCTCGTCAGCAGCCTGGAGCGGGCGCACCTGCCCTGCCATTGCAACCCCAGCATCAACCTCTTTGACGGCCTGCGTGAGGAGGACATTGACGACATTGGCTACGCGCTGTACCTCGGCCTTCAGGCCCCAGAGGGGCTGCTGTAG
- the MIEF2 gene encoding mitochondrial dynamics protein MID49 isoform X2, with protein sequence MVLFFQKRGKRHDDDVLGNAVDFLLANARLVLGVGGAAVLGIATLAVKRLIDRATSPRDEDDTKGDSTCLEDSWKELSLLKTAPRLQSRSPPAALSQPVLLPARLPSAHGPADANPPPPPPQRGLPAPLCLTFQEKLLLFERDHVTTAMSHVALAKQLAGDIALELQAYLQSKFPELPFGALVPGGPLYDGLQVGACSDHVRLLAPLMLEPGLWSLVPGVDTVARDPRCWAVRRTQLEFRPRGSSPWDRFLVGGYLSSRVLLGLLRKALTASVNWPAIGSLLGCLILPSVASEELLLEVQHEHLELTIAVLLAVPGDAEHCLLVAWPLEGLAGNLWLQDLYPAEAARLQALDNRDAGARRRLLLLLCRVCQGHPALRRLGRAHLTQVVLHLGEEEVGWAEEALGGRFLQALELLVSSLERAHLPCHCNPSINLFDGLREEDIDDIGYALYLGLQAPEGLL encoded by the exons ATGGTACTGTTCTTCCAGAAGCGGGGGAAGCGGCATGACGACGACGTGCTGGGCAATGCTGTGGACTTCCTCCTGGCCAATGCCCGCCTGGTGCTGGGCGTGGGCGGGGCTGCCGTGCTGGGTATTGCCACCCTGGCTGTGAAGCGG CTGATTGACAGGGCCACCAGCCCTCGGGATGAAGATGACACCAAGGGGGACAGCACATGCCTGGAGGACAGTTGGAAGGAACTGAGCCTGCTCAAGACCGCTCCACGCCTACAGTCCCGGTCCCCACCTGCTGCCCTTAGCCAGCCTGTGCTGCTCCCCGCCCGCTTGCCCTCTGCCCACG GGCCCGCAGACGCTaacccgccgccgccgccgcctcagcGTGGCCTCCCAGCACCGCTGTGCCTGACGTTCCAGGAGAAGCTGCTGCTGTTCGAGCGGGACCACGTGACCACCGCAATGTCCCACGTGGCTCTGGCCAAACAGTTGGCCGGCGACATTGCCCTGGAGCTCCAGGCCTACTTGCAGAGCAAGTTCCCTGAACTGCCCTTTGGGGCGCTTGTCCCCGGGGGGCCGCTCTATGATGGCCTGCAGGTGGGGGCTTGCTCCGACCATGTGCGCCTCCTGGCACCCCTGATGCTGGAGCCGGGCCTGTGGAGCCTGGTGCCAGGCGTGGACACTGTGGCCAGGGACCCTCGCTGCTGGGCTGTGCGCAGGACACAGCTTGAGTTCCGCCCCCGGGGAAGCAGCCCCTGGGACCGCTTCCTGGTGGGCGGCTACCTCTCTTCCCGCGTCCTGCTGGGGCTGCTCCGCAAGGCACTGACGGCCTCCGTCAACTGGCCAGCGATTGGCAGCCTGCTCGGGTGCCTGATCCTGCCCAGTGTGGCCTCGGAGGAGCTGCTACTCGAGGTGCAGCACGAGCACCTGGAGCTCACCATCGCTGTGCTGCTGGCAGTCCCCGGCGACGCCGAACACTGCCTCCTGGTGGCCTGGCCCCTGGAAGGGCTGGCCGGGAACCTCTGGCTGCAGGATTTGTACCCGGCAGAGGCTGCCCGGCTGCAGGCCCTGGATAACCGTGACGCTGGGGCCCGccggcggctgctgctgctgctgtgtcgTGTCTGCCAGGGCCACCCCGCCCTGAGGCGGCTGGGCCGGGCCCACCTGACCCAGGTGGTCCTGCATCTCGGGGAAGAGGAGGTGGGCTGGGCTGAGGAGGCCTTGGGGGGGCGCTTCCTGCAGGCCTTGGAGCTGCTCGTCAGCAGCCTGGAGCGGGCGCACCTGCCCTGCCATTGCAACCCCAGCATCAACCTCTTTGACGGCCTGCGTGAGGAGGACATTGACGACATTGGCTACGCGCTGTACCTCGGCCTTCAGGCCCCAGAGGGGCTGCTGTAG